The following proteins come from a genomic window of Sardina pilchardus chromosome 1, fSarPil1.1, whole genome shotgun sequence:
- the LOC134079509 gene encoding G-protein coupled receptor 35-like produces the protein MSNLTLGNLTVGLNQSTSPGSGSGRPPWYQYDVCAVAPYGFVFYFGVKVFNLAVGFPTNMLVMWMVATTKKGEGSTSDIFIFNLAVLDAYFCLMTPIDMVNRMVLDNEQIWYFQRFAYGVKDTAPLFLACICLDRYVAVVHPILFTGIRDNRVRAAVTVLVWGLILAYALTKSLLGVRSTTEYFSGVILFAFAVMVFCNVSIIWALRKSVAGKETMNPVKKKAFRMVMIVMGIIVGNYLPPVATMPFVAYYTFVAFRCHISISVFSIMDLSCSIEPLLYLSKMKLSCCGRFQSPQKKPSEVPA, from the coding sequence ATGAGCAACCTCACGCTCGGCAACCTCACCGTGGGCCTGAACCAGAGCACCAGCCCCGGGTCCGGTTCCGGCCGGCCGCCCTGGTACCAGTACGACGTGTGTGCCGTGGCGCCGTACGGCTTCGTCTTCTACTTCGGCGTGAAGGTGTTCAACCTGGCCGTGGGCTTCCCCACCAACATGCTGGTGATGTGGATGGTGGCCACCACCAAGAAGGGCGAGGGCTCCACCTCGGACATCTTCATCTTCAACCTGGCCGTGCTGGACGCCTACTTCTGCCTGATGACGCCCATCGACATGGTCAACCGCATGGTCCTGGACAACGAGCAGATCTGGTACTTCCAGCGCTTCGCCTACGGCGTCAAGGACACGGCGCCGCTCTTCCTCGCCTGCATCTGCCTGGACCGCTACGTCGCCGTGGTGCACCCCATCCTCTTCACGGGCATCCGCGACAACCGCGTCCGGGCGGCGGTGACGGTGCTGGTGTGGGGGCTCATCCTGGCCTACGCGCTGACCAAGTCGCTGCTGGGCGTGCGCAGCACCACCGAGTACTTCAGCGGCGTCATCCTCTTCGCCTTCGCCGTCATGGTCTTCTGCAACGTCTCCATCATCTGGGCGCTGCGCAAGTCGGTGGCCGGCAAGGAGACCATGAACCCCGTGAAGAAGAAGGCCTTCCGCATGGTGATGATCGTCATGGGCATCATCGTGGGCAACTACCTGCCGCCCGTGGCCACCATGCCCTTCGTGGCGTACTACACCTTCGTGGCGTTCCGCTGCCACATCAGCATCTCCGTCTTCTCCATCATGGACCTCAGCTGCAGCATCGAGCCGCTGCTCTACCTCAGCAAGATGAAGCTGAGCTGCTGCGGCCGTTTCCAGAGTCCCCAGAAGAAGCCGAGCGAAGTCCCTGCGtag
- the LOC134093782 gene encoding uncharacterized protein LOC134093782, which yields MIFARILRRMAALTTTVPERHVIWEAEQLVAFLHPRPWTLGTTVVTLKTNGGPSSLFELPEPDFITMMLGARLVGALLCERLRVKRCALVHCPGRSERGPPQLRLLPLHGLEADWRPHLAAEEDFQQHDPGYCSSKSGPRWDSARLEEMRGRIRAKLPAPEAPPSYAFYGDDPADPGLFPRIVRGEEQQWRVWEDDGHVAFLTPFPNAPGLTVVVPRRPLTSDILRLEEQDYRGLALATRNVARLLKASLGARAVALIFEGFEIDYAHAKLIPLTQPEADGTHWAPSPPSEFCEIYPGYVTSADGPLASPESLREMQISLAKA from the exons ATGATATTTGCAAGAATCTTAAGAAG GATGGCAGCATTAACCACCACCGTCCCTGAGAGACATGTGATTTGGGAGGCAGAGCAGCTCGTGGCCTTCCTACACCCTCGCCCCTGGACCCTGGGGACCACTGTGGTGACCCTGAAGACCAACGGAGGCCCGAGTAGTCTCTTCGAGCTGCCTGAACCAGACTTCATCACCATGATGCTGGGAGCACGGCTGGTGGGGGCTCTGCTGTGCGAGCGCCTCCGCGTCAAGCGCTGCGCCCTCGTCCACTGCCCCGGCAGGTCGGAGCGGGGTCCCCCGCAGCTGCGCTTGCTGCCCCTGCACGGTCTGGAGGCGGACTGGAGGCCTCACCTGGCCGCCGAGGAGGACTTCCAGCAGCACGACCCCGGCTACTGCAGCTCCAAGAGTGGCCCGCGGTGGGACAGCGCACGTCTCGAGGAGATGCGCGGCCGCATCCGCGCCAAGCTTCCTGCGCCGGAGGCCCCGCCCAGCTACGCCTTCTACGGCGACGACCCGGCGGACCCGGGGCTGTTCCCGCGGATCGTGCGCGGCGAGGAGCAGCAGTGGCGCGTGTGGGAGGACGACGGGCACGTGGCGTTCCTCACCCCCTTCCCCAACGCCCCCGGCCTGACCGTGGTGGTGCCGCGGCGACCGCTGACCAGCGACATCCTCCGGCTGGAGGAGCAGGACTACAGGGGCCTGGCCCTGGCCACGCGGAATGTTGCCCGGCTGCTTAAGGCGTCGCTGGGAGCGCGAGCCGTCGCACTCATCTTTGAGGGCTTTGAGATTGACTACGCCCACGCTAAGCTCATACCACTGACCCAGCCTGAGGCCGACGGAACCCACTGGGCCCCCAGCCCCCCTTCAGAGTTCTGTGAGATTTACCCCGGCTATGTAACATCGGCCGACGGCCCTCTGGCCAGTCCAGAGAGCCTTCGAGAGATGCAAATCTCACTCGCAAAGGCCTAG